A genomic region of Pseudomonas frederiksbergensis contains the following coding sequences:
- the pepN gene encoding aminopeptidase N, producing MRTEQPKMIYLKDYQAPEYLIDETHLTFELFEDHSLVHAQLVMRRNPARGPGLPPLVLDGQQLELLSVALGDTELSADNYQLTENHLTLHPTSASFTVDTSVRIHPETNTALEGLYKSSGMFCTQCEAEGFRKITYYLDRPDVMSKFTTTVSAEQHRYPVLLSNGNPIASGPGEDGRHWATWEDPFMKPAYLFALVAGDLWCVEDTFTTMTQRSVALRIYVEPENIDKCQHAMNSLKKSMRWDEEVYGREYDLDIFMIVAVNDFNMGAMENKGLNIFNSSCVLARAETATDAAHQRVEAVVAHEYFHNWSGNRVTCRDWFQLSLKEGFTVFRDAEFSADMHSRTVKRIEDVAYLRTHQFAEDAGPMAHAVRPDAFIEISNFYTLTVYEKGSEVVRMIRTLLGAEGFRQGSDLYFERHDGQAVTCDDFIKAMEDANGVDLTQFKRWYSQAGTPRLAVSESYDAVAKTYSLTFRQSCPETPDKVEKRPFVIPLELGLLDSKGAAIALRLAGEAAAAGTSRVLSVTEAEQTFTFVDIAEQPLPSLLRGFSAPVKLSFPYNRDQLMFLMQHDSDGFNRWEAGQQLSVQVLQELIAQHQAGQALVLDQRLISALRTVLADESLDQAMVAEMLSLPSEAYLTEISEVADVDAIHTAREFARKQLADNLFDTLWLRYQANRELSKQTAYVAEAEHFARRSLQNIALSYLMLSGKPEVLASTLEQFDACDNMTERLTSLAVLVNSPFEAEKAKALASFAEHFKDNPLVMDQWFSVQAGSGLPGGLQRVRQLMEHPAFNLKNPNKVRALVGAFAGQNLINFHAADGSGYRFLADLVIELNGFNPQIASRQLAPLTRWRKYDSARQALMKAELERIRASGQLSSDVFEVVSKSLA from the coding sequence ATGCGCACCGAACAACCGAAGATGATCTACCTGAAGGACTATCAGGCGCCCGAGTACCTGATCGATGAGACGCACCTGACCTTCGAGTTGTTCGAGGACCACAGCCTGGTCCATGCGCAACTGGTGATGCGCCGTAATCCAGCCCGTGGCCCGGGCCTGCCGCCGCTGGTGCTCGATGGCCAGCAGCTGGAACTGCTGTCGGTCGCCTTGGGCGACACTGAGCTGAGCGCTGACAATTATCAGCTGACAGAGAATCACCTGACCCTGCACCCGACCAGCGCCAGCTTTACGGTCGACACCAGCGTCAGGATCCACCCGGAAACCAACACCGCGCTGGAAGGCCTGTACAAATCCAGCGGCATGTTCTGCACACAGTGCGAGGCCGAGGGCTTTCGCAAGATCACCTATTACCTCGACCGCCCGGACGTGATGAGCAAGTTCACCACCACGGTCAGCGCCGAGCAGCACCGCTATCCGGTGCTGCTGTCCAACGGCAACCCGATTGCCTCAGGTCCCGGTGAAGACGGTCGGCACTGGGCGACCTGGGAAGACCCGTTCATGAAACCGGCCTACCTGTTCGCACTGGTGGCCGGCGACTTGTGGTGCGTCGAAGACACCTTCACTACCATGACCCAGCGCAGTGTGGCGCTGCGCATTTACGTCGAGCCGGAAAACATCGACAAGTGCCAGCACGCCATGAACAGCCTGAAGAAGTCCATGCGCTGGGACGAAGAGGTCTATGGCCGCGAGTACGACCTGGACATCTTCATGATCGTTGCGGTCAACGACTTCAACATGGGCGCCATGGAGAACAAGGGCCTCAACATCTTCAACTCCAGCTGCGTACTGGCCCGTGCCGAAACCGCGACCGACGCCGCGCACCAGCGGGTTGAGGCGGTCGTTGCCCACGAATACTTCCACAACTGGTCAGGCAACCGCGTGACCTGCCGCGACTGGTTCCAGCTGTCGCTGAAGGAAGGTTTCACGGTGTTCCGTGACGCTGAATTCTCTGCCGACATGCACTCGCGCACCGTCAAACGCATCGAGGACGTGGCGTACCTGCGCACTCACCAGTTCGCCGAAGACGCCGGTCCCATGGCTCATGCGGTGCGCCCGGATGCATTCATCGAGATTTCCAATTTCTACACCTTGACCGTTTACGAGAAAGGTTCGGAAGTGGTGCGCATGATCCGCACTTTGCTCGGCGCCGAAGGTTTCCGCCAAGGCAGCGACCTGTATTTCGAGCGTCACGATGGCCAGGCAGTCACCTGCGACGATTTCATCAAGGCCATGGAAGACGCCAACGGCGTCGACCTGACCCAGTTCAAACGCTGGTACAGCCAGGCCGGTACACCCCGTCTCGCCGTGAGCGAGTCTTACGACGCGGTGGCTAAAACCTACAGCCTGACTTTCCGTCAGAGCTGCCCGGAGACCCCGGACAAGGTTGAAAAACGGCCGTTCGTGATTCCACTCGAATTGGGCCTGCTCGACAGCAAAGGCGCGGCGATTGCCCTGCGTCTGGCCGGCGAAGCGGCTGCTGCCGGGACCTCCCGCGTGCTGTCGGTGACCGAGGCCGAACAGACCTTCACGTTCGTCGACATCGCTGAACAACCATTGCCGTCCTTGTTACGCGGCTTCTCGGCGCCAGTGAAACTGAGCTTCCCGTACAACCGCGATCAACTGATGTTCCTGATGCAACACGACAGCGACGGCTTCAACCGTTGGGAAGCCGGTCAGCAGTTGTCGGTGCAAGTGTTGCAGGAACTGATTGCTCAACATCAAGCGGGTCAAGCGTTGGTGCTGGATCAACGCCTGATCAGCGCGTTGCGCACGGTGCTGGCGGACGAAAGCCTGGATCAGGCCATGGTCGCAGAAATGCTCTCGCTGCCAAGCGAGGCTTACCTGACCGAAATCAGCGAAGTGGCTGACGTTGATGCGATTCACACGGCTCGTGAGTTTGCTCGCAAGCAACTGGCAGACAACCTGTTCGACACGCTGTGGCTGCGTTATCAGGCCAATCGCGAGCTGTCGAAGCAAACCGCTTACGTTGCCGAGGCCGAGCACTTCGCCCGTCGTAGCCTGCAAAACATTGCGTTGTCCTACCTGATGCTCAGTGGCAAGCCAGAAGTGCTGGCATCGACCCTTGAGCAGTTCGATGCCTGCGACAACATGACCGAGCGTCTGACATCGTTGGCGGTGCTGGTGAATTCACCGTTCGAAGCCGAGAAGGCCAAGGCACTGGCCAGCTTTGCCGAGCACTTCAAGGATAACCCGCTGGTCATGGACCAATGGTTCAGTGTGCAGGCCGGCAGCGGTTTGCCGGGTGGTTTGCAGCGGGTTCGTCAGTTGATGGAGCACCCGGCGTTCAACCTCAAGAACCCGAACAAGGTGCGGGCGCTGGTCGGTGCGTTTGCCGGGCAGAACCTGATCAACTTCCATGCGGCCGACGGTTCGGGTTATCGCTTCCTTGCGGATCTGGTGATCGAGCTGAATGGCTTCAACCCGCAGATCGCTTCCCGCCAACTGGCGCCGCTGACGCGCTGGCGCAAATACGACAGCGCCCGTCAGGCGCTGATGAAAGCGGAACTTGAGCGCATTCGCGCTTCGGGTCAGCTGTCCAGCGATGTGTTTGAAGTGGTCAGCAAAAGCCTGGCGTGA
- a CDS encoding DUF2797 domain-containing protein produces the protein MIEIGRGAISKMSARLDASTVQYAFRLGDTEVPVNPMIGSTVRLEYLGAIHCIHCGRKTKTSFSQGYCYPCMTKLAQCDVCIMSPERCHYDAGTCREPAWGEQFCMTDHVVYLANSSGVKVGITRATQLPTRWLDQGASQALPIMRVSTRQQSGFVEDLFRSQVADKTNWRALLKGDAPPVDLKQIRDQLFERCTEGMQGLQERFGLQAIQPVFDVEPIEIRYPVEQYPAKIVSFNLDKNPIAEGTLMGIKGQYLIFDTGVINIRKYTAYQLAVHQ, from the coding sequence TTGATCGAGATTGGCCGCGGTGCAATCAGCAAGATGTCGGCGCGTCTCGACGCGTCGACCGTGCAATACGCTTTTCGCCTGGGCGATACCGAGGTGCCGGTCAATCCGATGATTGGCAGCACGGTTCGGCTGGAGTACCTGGGGGCGATCCACTGCATCCATTGCGGGCGCAAAACCAAAACCAGCTTCAGCCAGGGTTACTGCTACCCGTGCATGACCAAACTGGCGCAGTGCGATGTCTGCATCATGAGCCCGGAGCGTTGCCATTACGATGCCGGGACCTGCCGTGAACCGGCCTGGGGCGAGCAGTTCTGCATGACCGACCACGTGGTGTATCTGGCCAATTCGTCGGGCGTCAAAGTCGGGATCACCCGCGCCACTCAGCTGCCAACCCGCTGGCTCGATCAGGGCGCCAGCCAGGCATTGCCGATCATGCGCGTGTCGACCCGTCAGCAATCCGGCTTCGTCGAAGACCTGTTCCGCAGTCAGGTGGCCGACAAGACCAACTGGCGCGCCTTGCTCAAGGGCGATGCGCCGCCGGTCGATCTGAAACAGATTCGTGATCAACTGTTTGAACGCTGTACCGAGGGCATGCAAGGACTGCAGGAACGTTTCGGTTTGCAAGCGATTCAACCGGTGTTTGATGTCGAGCCGATTGAAATCCGTTACCCGGTCGAGCAGTACCCGGCCAAGATTGTCAGCTTCAATCTGGACAAGAACCCGATTGCCGAAGGCACGCTGATGGGGATCAAGGGCCAGTACCTGATCTTCGATACCGGCGTCATCAATATTCGTAAATACACGGCCTACCAGCTCGCCGTGCATCAGTAG